A section of the Humulus lupulus chromosome 2, drHumLupu1.1, whole genome shotgun sequence genome encodes:
- the LOC133814924 gene encoding uncharacterized protein LOC133814924, with amino-acid sequence MNIVLICENHKFVLNEECPEVHDVTAPNSARETYDNWVLSNNKAKCYMLANMSDILRMNHEEYETVLEIWESLRAVFGQQSDQCRHEATRTYMNIKMKKGTSLKEHVLNMINTIHYAKVHGGNY; translated from the coding sequence atgaacatTGTGTTAATTTGTGAGAACCATAAGTTTGTCCtgaatgaggaatgtcctgaagtccaTGATGTCACTGCTCCCAATAGTGCTAGGGAGACATATGATAACTGGGTtttatctaacaataaggccaaatgcTACATGCTTGCGAATATGAGTGATATACTCAGAATGAATCATGAAGAATATGAGACTGTATTAGAGATATGGGAGTCTCTTCGGGCTGTGTTTGGGCAGCAGTCTGATCAAtgcagacatgaggctactagaacctacatgaacatCAAAATGAAGAAGGGAACTTCTCTCAAAGAacatgttttgaacatgatcaaTACCATTCATTATGCGAAGGTCCATGGGGGCAACTATTGA